In the Glycine max cultivar Williams 82 chromosome 19, Glycine_max_v4.0, whole genome shotgun sequence genome, AAGAAATCATAACTTAATTTAAGTGCAGGTAAAATGTCATCTTTATTTTGCGGCAAATTCCAAATTTCATTGTCTCTCACATAATCCCACTCATTTACCTCAAACTTTGAAAATAGTAAACTCCCCAATGTTCTCACAGCCAATGGAACCCCTTTGCATTTGTTCACAATTTCTTTTCCGATATTTACCAAATGAGGATGCTTTTCCTCTTCGCCTTCGTTTTTAAATGCCCATTTGACAAAAAGAGACAATGAATTCTTCGGAGAAAGGCTTTGTAACTTGTAAGAGGCAACAGTCCCCATCATGGAAGCAATGGAATCAATACGTGTAGTAACTAGAATTTTACTTCCTGCAGCAACCCCTACCTTTATTAAATTCCTCAGCTCAACCCATCTAACACGGTCATCATTCCATACGTCATCCAAGACAAGTAAGAATTTTTGACCGGCAAGTCTGCTTCTCAATTGATTTTGTAATTGCTCCAGATCGACCATGTCTAAATTTTGTTGGCGAAGAGGAGCATCAGCAACATTCGCAGAATTGATGATTTTGATAATGAGTTGGTTAATGTCAAAGTCATCAGAAACACACACCCACATCTTTAATGGGAAACACCCGTCTATCCTCTTATCATTAAACACAAACTTTGCAAGTGTAGTTTTTCCCAAGCCTCCAATCCCCACAATGGGGATAACAGAGAGACTTTTATCATCATCATTGGGATTCTGCTGCATCAAAAGCTCTATGATCTTTTCTTTATCATGTTCCCTTCCTATCACATCTGAGTCACTCACACGGGAGTGTGTCATGCGACTCGTGTCTCTCCTATGCACAACACGTGTGTCAACATCAATTGTTCGGAGACCAAACTTGTGCCTATCAGCTGCAACCTTGTCTAGCCTCTTGCTGACATCTTTGATTTTCTGAGCCATCTTGGAACGAAAAACAAGTGGATTAGAACTTGAGAAGAAGTGGCTTACCTCGTCTTTATCTTCGAAATGTATACGTGTAAGTACGTAAACACACGTTCTTAATTATGTGGATGTAGGTTCATTGTCTGATGGTGAAGTAAGCAAAttctatataaaatataaaagagataCACATTACACCATCCTTATCCAGCCAGAGATACATACTCATTTGTAATCCAAGAGAAAAAATTAGAGGcaaatttaaactttgaaaagggATATGTAATTTGAATCAAttcaaaagaatatattttctatatcgGCAGAAGCACACTTTCTATTAAGATTCTCGATCAATCCAGGTGAAAAATACTGATACAAGATAACTACAACAGCACCAGTTACATTCGAGAAAGTATGCAAGTCCAACAACTGCATTGTCTCCCTTGCTGTGTTTGCCTGACTTTCTGTATGAACAATCCCTTTGGAAAAGTATGGGATTAGGGCACATTAGTATAGCATCAATGCTTTGTTAacattttagttaattaaatttcaaattccaattAGCATGatatccaaacaaaaaattttagacttagaaattttaaattttttaaaaattattttttctgttttaaatACTTCATTCAAACATATCATAAGAgaatcatcaacaacaacaaaaaaacacacactgagagaaacaaacaaacaaatttgTTATTGGATTAgtgtttttataattgattCTGATATCAACTTGATTATTCTATAGAATTGATTccaattaaatgtaattttagaataatgtgatttttattttgatacatatatattaaaaaaataattttcatatttaatgatATCTGAAAAGTaactatcaaaattaattttgaaataaaattaccaaAATGGATATTAATTGTTTGTGGATGTCTTTTGCATTATAATTTACCAAAATGGCAGTGTCTAATATCCCAAGTGCCTCGGTGATTACAGGGTTAGCTAGTTAGTTACCAACAATATCAGCTTCCATGATATTGTTGGTAActagaaatgaaaattaatttatatacgtACGCTTCACATTTTACAAACCTCCGAATATGGTATCACTGACCTTGATTCCACCCTTCTCCTCTTCAACCTGCCCTTTGAGGCCTTCCTAcaacaccaacaacaacaatatcaGCTTCCAGGACCTTGTCATCCTTTAGTTTGACTTCTTTTAGCAGAATGATGGATGAAAGTCATGGTTACTTTGATTAGGAACTTTAAAATGCCATCCCATGACAGGGTTCCGAGATCCCATGCAATCATAATACCTCTCAATCGGAATTAGACGTAATGCTTTAATTGGATCGGTAACTCAACCGGCCTTGAGGCACTGATTAACAGTCTATTGGTTGAATCGGAGTTTTaagtataaaatagtttttgaaatCATTCAATTACACTCTCTTACggtaaatttgttaaattttataataattaaaaatcatataaattaataataatttatgattaaataataatataaaattattttacagcCATTAAGCTCATGTATAAaaagtgtgtgaatatttttttatgttgatttatactaaatatttttttatgttggtcatgggttcgaatccggaaacagcctctttgcatatgcaagggtaaggctgcgtataacatccctcccccatacctttgcatagcgaagagcctctgggcaatggggtacgaagttttttattgtcattcaaTTGGTGCTAGCTTGCAACAaacttcatttaaatttaaacaataaaactccttttcatgtttttgtCACACCATCTCCCTCCTCAAAAGTACAAATTATCACTCTGTCATATATACCAGCACAAACAAATCAAGCCAACATACTAAAAAACAAGCACACCAAAAACACgacttaaaacataataaagatCATTATTCCAGGTGCTTGATCGTGCCCTCATGTAGCCTTTATTTGTACATACTTCGTACTCTACTTTATTGCCAAGTGTAGAAGCAGTTACTTCCCTTCAcatctttatacaaatatttaagtAGGCTTTTCATTCTCCATAGGTCCATATAACCAAACTTGTCTTCCACCAAGTTCCTGCGTtggccttgcattttcctcatATCCCTGTGGAACAGTTGCAATTTAGATAATGCTTAAGTAGATGATGTACTTGTATTGTATGATCACTTATATGGGAATTTTAGATTTGATAAATAGTTCTAAAAGAGAAGTATTCATGCTTCTtataaacattttatatatatacatatacatatatatatatacacaattaactaattaaaatttacttgtaaatatatgacttttaattaaagtcatttttataaaagtctgtagtttttaattatatgtcaGTTCAtgattaaatgtaaaataaataaaaaaatatctttacatTTTCGGTGTATTCCagttatatataaattcaaaaacatttgTTTTAGGAAACTTGATAGATCTAGTGGGTGCTAATTTACTTACATGATGAACAGCTCCTTTCAAGGCACTTAATTGCTCGCTTGAGACTGTCCTGACCTGTAATACACATGCAACATAAGTTTAGAAAAGGGTGTCTAGTAAAAATATAGTCTTTGCCAGTTAAGAAAATCATGTGAATAAAGTACAGAACCTTCTTCACAATTGTCCAAACAACACCTTCAGTGCATGCTGGAGTTGTAAGAGAACCAACATATCTGTAGTACGGTCTGCTTTTAAACTTGATCTCTCTTGAGTTGATTAGTCCTACATCTATATCCTTGTCCACACTTGATTTTATGTCATTGAGCAGCTGCCAGAGAGAATAAAGTTTTTGTTatagaaaaaacaaattgaaattaATCACTCAGTCATTTCCAGCACCATATTAATCACTCAGCTACAATACATAAATTCGAAATTAACCACATAATCATTTCCAGCATCAAATTAGATTCTCTTTTATGACTTATGTATAATCATTGCGTTAAATAATGTTAAtagcaaggttttaaattatgGTCACACCTATAGCTTTGTATTCTTGATATTGTAGGAAAGTATGGATAAATATATCTATGCAGCTGATATGGCTATAATTGTAGATGCAAAGATCACAAAATCCTTGACATTGCAGTCAAAATTGTAGTTGTggaccattttttaaaatgacaaaatagTTTAACCACATTTATTTACTTATAAAGCAAAGGACAGGGTTTCAGCATTGAATAGAATTTAGGAgcccttattttcatttttatctataGACTGCTTCTTCTAAAATTTGAGATTCACAGAATCACAGAAGGGGCAAAGTTATCTTACAATTTATAGGGAAGAGAAGAGAACTATATGTACTTAAATTTACATATTTGCAAACATTTATCTAAACTAGATATAGAAACATGTAGTAATCTATACACTAATTCTCAGAAGTGTACACAGATGTCAAGAGCAAACCTTTGAAAAAAAGGGATCTGGAGAACCAATTTTATACAATATTCCAATAACAGCAAACTCTCCTTTAGAGGTTGTATGGACTGCATGCAGTTCCAAGTCAAACCTAAATAACAAATAGAAGACATCTATATTTATATGGAGAATCATGCAAAGCCAAGCCTAAAGAGTTTCCTTAGCACTGCATCAAGCAGTTAAAGAAGCTAAATGAAAAATGGAAAACTCACTTTGTTCCATTCAACGTGTGCTCTGAAGGTGTATGCCAATGACATTGAATCAGATTATAGTAAGTTTCATTTATGTTAAGCTGGCCTGCATCTCCTTTCCATTCCAGCTGTCAAAACATTAAGCACAAATATTAGGTTCATTATGCAAATTTGTCCCAGCTCTCAGGAAGTACTGATCCATTGATAAGTACTGCTATATATGCGACTAGAAAATTTTTATCCTTCATGTTAATAAGTAAGATTTCCAATGTATTAATGTGAAATATGATGCAACAACTAAGTGTATGTTCAGATAAAAGTTTGCAAAAACAACTAAAGTCTTGTTTCTACAAAATTGAGTTTTCAAGCCAAACTTTAATGTGTaaacgtatatatatatatccagaaATGTCAAGAATCTGAGTTATTCTCCAAATTTAGTTAGGATCACGCCAAACAGAAAACTGAACATAATCCAAAGGTACCCGAAAAATAAGAAGTTCATGAACCAATAGGATGGAGTGCGAGTTTGGATACACGTTAGATATCCAACACCACATGTTTGGCCCTACAGTGAGGAGTTGATTCTGATTCTtagtctaaaattaattttgaatacattgaatatgtttttttaagaataaaaaaatttaaatataaatcacttcatttggtaattaattttacatactTTCACTCGAACGCATAGTGACTTACCACGATGTCATGACCCCTATTCTTTAGGACAGCAGGAGCTGATTTGTAAGCTTTCTTAAGTTTACCCAATTGAGGAAGCTCTTGAACCCTTTGGTCAAGCAGATCAATGGGAGATTGTAGTTTTCCATCCCCACATGTTTTCCATTTTTGGTTGATACGCCACCAATTCTCTGGCCCTGTGCTACTTCCTATAGCGTAGGTATATTCTTCATCTTCTGTTCACACAAGGGAGAAGCCAAGGTCAATAAGCTCAATAAAGAGTAATGAGGCATTAATGATTCCaattgttattctttttttggctgaattttcaATTGTTATTCTACAACCGTGATTTTTTGAATTGGACCACAAGATATTACAATTAGAAGAACCTTAAAATTGCATCAACAACAGGTAAAGCTGTGAATAACTGCATTGTACATGCATTGTCCAAATTGAGAGATTAACCAGTGAAGGTTATAAATACTgtgagaaaaattaaaagatgtcaAATTCGGAAAGATCGACAAAGgaccctttaattttttttcccccAAAGGCATAAGAAATTGGCCTCGTAACAGGAGGAAAGGTTggtaacaaaagataaaagataaaaaaaaattgggaaaacataaggaaaaaaaagtatatagcTTCACAAATGTGGAGAGACTATTAATTTATGATGTGGGCTCGGAGAAAAGGTGAATGAGATATAGTCATTTCGTGACTCCCAAATAaggttgtaaaaaaattaaggttcaGTAACATAAAAGAAACGAAACGTACGTAAAGCGTTTTCTTTTGATGTTTTTTCCATAATTCTaatttacattaatttaatAAGGAAAGggttaaaaatgaaaagtaaaccATATGAATCAAAAAATCAACTAAAGGAGAAACAATTGGTTGTTTTATGAATGCATCTAGCTCCTGTATGCAAAAACAAGTTAAAGTTCATGCTGGTTgatcattaaaaaattagacaTTCAGTATTGATATATCTTTCTTATGAAAATATTCATTACTAATATTTAACATCGAAGAAACAATTGTCAAATCAATTAGATCTTCAATCACaagataaaacaattttaattaattatagatgGTGAATCATCCAACAAATTTTTCATATAAGGGGTTGTGTAATGCACTCGTttggaaaagaaggaaaatcaaaCTTCATactagagaaattaaaattattggaaAGAAAATGATCAAAGATTTTTGCATAAAACTGCTTTTAGAATGGgaataaacacaaaataaaaacgGGCTAAACATGATGTTAGGGAGGAACATCAAGATATTACTAATATCCTTGGTTTCCTCAATTTGCCAAAAATGATGAATCACAACAATGAcacctttttttcattttctctaacatgaaaaataaaaaaataaaaatgaaggtatatatatatatatatatatatatatatatatatatatatatatatatatatatatatatatatatatatatgtagtgactcttgtttgcttttgtgcttttgaagatttataataatatgcTCACAGCCTCTAATCTCATTTCAAGGGTTGTCATCCAATGTGCCTATTTTCACGTTATCAAGGTTATTCATTTTAGTTACTTATTACGTATGTTTGGTATGTTGGTTTATGGTATGGTTATGGTAGAAATACTGATTTATTTACCCGCTAAGGAAAAAACTgccaattaattatatttaagctAAAATGGGATTTAGgtccatttatttttttaatatataattttgatttctttattttaaaattaagatatgtagttattgtatttaaaaaattaataattttaatctctCTATTCAACATACAATTCAAATTAAGATGTTGACCGTTAATTCTAACTTTAACTCAtgttattgaaaagaaaattacttTTCAACCCGTTCATCTTCTTTGCACCATTCTTCATCATCCAATTTTTTCAGCAATGTTCCCACCTCTGTTTCTTGTACCTCTCCTCTATTATCATCCTCCTTTTCCCTTCAATTTATATCTAAATCCCCAATTTTTTTGGTTGGAATTGTCATCCTCCCCAACCCAAATAGTGTAAATagtctgcaaaaaaaaaaatcctatttgaAGATATATGCTACGGAACTGTATTTAAAATGTGATAAGAAGAAGCATTGGGGAGGTGATGGTGTAGTTTTGAAACCTTTCGCttaaattcttttgtttctccttttttttaatcgAAAATATAAATCCCTAATTTTCTTTTGAGGTTTGAcctatctaaaaaaaaattcctaatttCTTGCCAAGAACTTTTGATGTTGGTTGCAAGGTTGAAATCGAGGttctaaaatttgataattgttaaaatttagGTTTAGGAATGTTTTTCAAGTTCTCCTAGTGATTTTATGGAGGAAGGTAGCTCGGTGTGGAACATCTTTGTAAGAGAGATGTTGACAATCGAGAGACGCCAATGACTTTGTCGAAAACAAGTTTCGTGGTGGttacaattaaattatattttagtgttatatttaACATTATGCATGTGcctaaactaaattaaatattatgatgTGTCTAAActgtaatttgtaattattaatatgtaaatttattttgaaatattattgaacaataatgtaaaaaaactattttaactaattaaacttTTAGAAAAGACTTCCCTGTAAATAACATAAAAGGTATTACCCCAATTTAATTTAGGAATTCCAGTAACTGTaaaaattatgtgtttttttagcTTAATTTGATCTACACCGTGATGTAGAAAGGACTAGAATTATCTAGATGAGACAAAATTTATAtcttagatatttttaatattgttttctaataaaaactgaaatttcaATAGGCTGTCAAGTATATTGATGAAAATAGGCTGGGCTTATGAAATTAGAATTGGTTGTCAAGTACATTTAAAGATCATATTACTAAACACAATGAAAATtagaaggataaaaaaattaaatccttaaaatataataatcaaaattaaaataaattataaactaaatatattcaaataattaattattaacaatttattataccatttaagataaaattactattatttttcagAATTTATTATACCATTTAAGAAGGGCTCGGGAGAAAGGAGAGAAGggaaaaaatactattatttttcacaatttaatgatatttgaaaagtaattatcaaaattaattttgaaggtAAAATTACCAAAATGGATATTAATTGTTTGTGGCTATCTTTTGCATTATAATTAACCAAAATGACAGTGTGTAATATCCCAATTGCCTCGGTGATTACAGGGTTAGCTACTAGTTaccaaattattttgtttttattttagtaacCACTGTTTTTGCTGTACGGGCAAAGAACCAACATTATAAACCAAGAAATAACACTTTAGTCCTAACCAAGCAATATAAAAACACTGCTATTATGAACCAACAGCACCAAATAAAATGTTAACAGAATAACATTATAAAATGCTACAACAACACCAAATATAGCCGCAACAAAATAAcagtataaaaataacaatcacATTAAACTTTATAAGGAAGGAACAATCAATCCTCACCTCTTGAATTGATTTTTGGGTTGAGTTAGACCTCTCATATTATTTCCTCTGAGAAAAACAAAGTGAAGGACAAAAACGAAAAATCCGAACATTGAAATCTGAGAATTGATACTCCCATGACTCAGAAGCAGTTCCAATAACTTCACCCAAAATCGATTTTCAATACGTGAATCACGTCCAACACAATAAATCAAACATCATGGTCTCCTCTTTTTTCACGTTTGACCATTCCTGATCCACATCCAGGGGTTGCCAAAGGAGCTTCAACGCTTATATGTGTCAACAAATCATTCttattcgtcttcttcttccttcagcTTTTCTGGTTCTTTAATGAAGACGTCTTTGATATGTGATATTTTGGACCAAAACTCACCGACATGGGGCTGGCATTTTTTGCATAATTCAGGGCAACCACTGATATGCAAATGTTCAAGTGCGGTCAGGTGATGGATGTTATCCGGGAGAGATATAAGCTTTGGACAACCATATATAAGAAGTACTTTCAGATTAGTCATAGTTGACAGCCACTCCGGAAGCATTTCAAGATTGTCGCAGTCTGAAATAATCAAGGTCCGTAAGGAGTTGGCAGTTTCTTGAAGCCATTGAGGTAAGGCCACCAGCTGTGGTAAGCCCCAGAATGCAACATATTTTAACCTTAACTTGGGGTTTTGTTCTTCATGGTGTTCCTTCCACAGATCTAAGTCCAGATTAACACAATCTTTAACAGTCAGAGTTTCTAATTCAGGAAAATTTATAACATCCAGTGGCAAAGACTTCAGACTATGACAGGCAGCAACATTCAATGCTTTAAGAGCAGGGAACTTCACCCCTCCAAAGATAGACTCCATATTATGGCATGATTCAATAGACAGAAGTTCAAGGGAGATCAAATTGGTAATCTCAGTGTAAGGCAAAACAGGTTGCTTTGTAGTTATCCCCAAATGCCGAAGacaaatcaattttctgaatCCTTTGGGCAATGCTTCCAGCTCCTTGCATCTCAGAACACTCAAGAATTGCAAATTTTGGAGCTTGCAAATAGAATTGGGGAGTCTCTTGATGTTGGGATTATTCTGAATGCTGAAAGATCTCAAGTGTTTCAACTTACCAATAGAACGTGGCAAAGTCTTGCATGTCGAATCTCTTAAATCCAAAACTCGCAATAATTTGAACTTTGACACACAGGTATTTAGCAAAGCTTCAACGTTGGCTCCTTCTGCACCATTTGGAATCATTATAGATCTCACGGCTACCGATTTTGAGGTGAATGAATTTCCAAGAGAACTGAATTCCGCAAAAGACAGATGCCGAATATTCTCAGGAATATTTTGAACGTGGGAATTTACAAGTAGACACTCATCTTTTGCAACAAACAGAGCAAGATCATGCACCAaatcatgaattttaaattgataaatagTGCCACCATCAATAAAATCTTGAAGGAAAGATCTTGACAGTAATTCATCCAGATACTGTTTGACAACATCTTCCGGTGTCTCATTCTTTCTTGGTGGTGCAAGGACACCAAGTGCCTCCCAAAGCCTAGCTACCTCAACACTATGAAATTCATAATCCTTTGGGTAAAGTGAAAACAATGCAAAACATTGCCTCAAATAGGAGGGCAAGAAATCATAACTTAATTTAAGTGCAGGTAAAATGTCATCTTTATTTTGTGGCAAATTCCAAATTTCATTGTCTCTCACATATTCCCACTCATTTGCCTCAAACTTTGAAAATAGTAAACTCCCCAATGTTCTCACAGCCAATGGAACCCCTTTGCATTTTTTCACAATTTCTTTTCCGATATTTACCAAATGGGGATGTTTCTCCTCTTCGCCTTCGTTTTTAAATGCCCATTTGACAAAAAGAGACAATGAATTCTCAGGAGAAAGGTTTTGTAACTTGTAAGAGGCAACAGTCCCCATCATGGAAGCAATGGAATCAATACGTGTAGTAACTAGAATTTTACTTCCTGCAGCAACCCCTTCTTTTAATAAATTCCTCAACTCAACCCATTTAACACGATCATCATTCCATACGTCATCCAAGACAAGTAAGAATTTTTTACCGGCAAGTTTGCTGGTCAATTGATTTTGTAATTGCTCCAGATCGACCATGTCTAAATTCTGTTGGCGAAGAGGAGCATCGTTAACATTCACAGAATTGATGATTTTGATAACGAGTTGGTTGATGTCAAAGTCATCAGAAACACACACCCACATCTTCAATTTGAAACACTCATCTATCCTCTTATCATTAAACACAAACTTTGCAAGTGTAGTTTTTCCCAAGCCTCCAATCCCCACAATGGGGATAACAGAGAGACTTTTATCATCATCGTTGGGATTCTGCTGCATGAAAAGCTCTATGATCTTTTCTTTATCATGTTCCCTTCCTATCACATCTGAGTCACTCACACGGGAGTGTGTCATGCGACTCGTGTCCCTCCTATGAACGACTCGTGTGTCAACATCAATTATTCGGAGACCAAACTTCTGCCCATCAGTTGCAACCTTGTCTAGCCGCTTGCTGACATCTTTGATTTGTTGAGCCATCTTGGAACGAAAAACAAGTGGATTAGAACTTGAGAAGAAGTGGCTTACCTGGTCTTTGATGGTACCATGATCTTTGAGCACTTGCTTTCGCAGTGTTTGGCACTCAAATTCATCCAACACATTTTGGGCATCATAGAAGACACTTTTGAGCTGCCTCAGCCATTCCCGAAGCACATGGTTATGCTCCTGCTTTTGCTCAGCATCTAACAGCACTGCCTTAACTAATGAGAGAGTCTTTTTAAGGTCTCGGAGATGGTCGTACAAACCCACCACCCGAGAAGCTTCTTGGAAAGCATGAGAAGCAAGCTTTGTTATGAGAGACTCAGCGATGCTGAAGATAAATGA is a window encoding:
- the LOC106794245 gene encoding putative disease resistance protein RGA3; protein product: MAQKIKDVSKRLDKVAADRHKFGLRTIDVDTRVVHRRDTSRMTHSRVSDSDVIGREHDKEKIIELLMQQNPNDDDKSLSVIPIVGIGGLGKTTLAKFVFNDKRIDGCFPLKMWVCVSDDFDINQLIIKIINSANVADAPLRQQNLDMVDLEQLQNQLRSRLAGQKFLLVLDDVWNDDRVRWVELRNLIKVGVAAGSKILVTTRIDSIASMMGTVASYKLQSLSPKNSLSLFVKWAFKNEGEEEKHPHLVNIGKEIVNKCKGVPLAVRTLGSLLFSKFEVNEWDYVRDNEIWNLPQNKDDILPALKLSYDFLPSYLRQCFALFSLYPKDYEFNSVEVATLWETLGVHTRLSTHQ
- the LOC106797392 gene encoding alpha carbonic anhydrase 4 gives rise to the protein MKNGAKKMNGLKKDEEYTYAIGSSTGPENWWRINQKWKTCGDGKLQSPIDLLDQRVQELPQLGKLKKAYKSAPAVLKNRGHDIVLEWKGDAGQLNINETYYNLIQCHWHTPSEHTLNGTKFDLELHAVHTTSKGEFAVIGILYKIGSPDPFFSKLLNDIKSSVDKDIDVGLINSREIKFKSRPYYRYVGSLTTPACTEGVVWTIVKKVRTVSSEQLSALKGAVHHGYEENARPTQELGGRQVWLYGPMENEKPT
- the LOC100786131 gene encoding disease resistance protein RGA2, which encodes MAESFIFSIAESLITKLASHAFQEASRVVGLYDHLRDLKKTLSLVKAVLLDAEQKQEHNHVLREWLRQLKSVFYDAQNVLDEFECQTLRKQVLKDHGTIKDQVSHFFSSSNPLVFRSKMAQQIKDVSKRLDKVATDGQKFGLRIIDVDTRVVHRRDTSRMTHSRVSDSDVIGREHDKEKIIELFMQQNPNDDDKSLSVIPIVGIGGLGKTTLAKFVFNDKRIDECFKLKMWVCVSDDFDINQLVIKIINSVNVNDAPLRQQNLDMVDLEQLQNQLTSKLAGKKFLLVLDDVWNDDRVKWVELRNLLKEGVAAGSKILVTTRIDSIASMMGTVASYKLQNLSPENSLSLFVKWAFKNEGEEEKHPHLVNIGKEIVKKCKGVPLAVRTLGSLLFSKFEANEWEYVRDNEIWNLPQNKDDILPALKLSYDFLPSYLRQCFALFSLYPKDYEFHSVEVARLWEALGVLAPPRKNETPEDVVKQYLDELLSRSFLQDFIDGGTIYQFKIHDLVHDLALFVAKDECLLVNSHVQNIPENIRHLSFAEFSSLGNSFTSKSVAVRSIMIPNGAEGANVEALLNTCVSKFKLLRVLDLRDSTCKTLPRSIGKLKHLRSFSIQNNPNIKRLPNSICKLQNLQFLSVLRCKELEALPKGFRKLICLRHLGITTKQPVLPYTEITNLISLELLSIESCHNMESIFGGVKFPALKALNVAACHSLKSLPLDVINFPELETLTVKDCVNLDLDLWKEHHEEQNPKLRLKYVAFWGLPQLVALPQWLQETANSLRTLIISDCDNLEMLPEWLSTMTNLKVLLIYGCPKLISLPDNIHHLTALEHLHISGCPELCKKCQPHVGEFWSKISHIKDVFIKEPEKLKEEEDE